The Argentina anserina chromosome 3, drPotAnse1.1, whole genome shotgun sequence genome includes a region encoding these proteins:
- the LOC126789516 gene encoding polygalacturonase QRT3, with protein sequence MDMEAAMRGKTLLWVMICSLFITVHVYGETSKIGQFSRSDYRDQMRRLQEFKASLTGRDSGSFVAPSSVSPAPSPNPSQSPPGRTSPRVYHVTTYGADPTGNRDSTEAVAQAFADAFRGPSEGFLMEGISNLGGAQINLEGGQYLISKPLRFPAAGVGNIMIQGGTLRASDDFPTDGYLIDLSASSSSPKKNEKTRESSSSVSAQLSLSSYNYEYITLKDLMLDANYRGGGISVINSLRTSIDNCYITHFYTDGILVQSGHETYIRNSFLGQQITAGGDHNERNFSGTAINLKGNDNAVTDVVIFSAAVGIMISGPANILSGVHCYNKATGFGGVGIYLRLPGLTQTRIVNSYMDYTGIVAEDPVQLDISNSFFLGDAYIVLKSMKGVANGVNIVNNMFSGNNKGIDIVQLDQSNGGFKEIEQVVVDRNVVRGMNIKGTIGRRTVQGNGSSWDIDFNPILLFPNLIRHVQYSLSTAASNVFPNHALRNVSDNRVVIEADVAVPASVFVTVDQGASS encoded by the exons ATGGACATGGAAGCTGCAATGCGAGGCAAGACTCTACTCTGGGTTATGATTTGTAGCTTGTTTATCACGGTTCATGTTTATGGAGAAACCTCTAAGATAGGTCAGTTTTCGAGGAGTGATTATCGAGACCAAATGCGAAGACTGCAAGAGTTCAAGGCCTCGTTAACCGGACGCGATTCCGGTTCATTTGTTGCACCATCTTCAGTCTCACCTGCTCCTAGCCCCAACCCTTCTCAGTCACCGCCG GGGAGGACTAGTCCTCGTGTGTATCACGTCACAACGTACGGTGCTGATCCGACTGGGAACAGAGATAGCACTGAGGCTGTGGCTCAAGCATTTGCAGATGCTTTCCGTGGTCCATCAGAAGGGTTCTTAATGGAGGGAATCAGCAACCTTGGTGGTGCACAGATCAATCTTGAAGGTGGTCAGTACCTGATTAGCAAACCGCTCCGGTTTCCGGCTGCCGGAGTAGGAAATATTATG ATTCAAGGAGGAACATTGAGAGCCTCAGATGACTTTCCGACAGATGGATACTTGATTGATCTATCTGCTTCATCATCATCCCCCAAAAAGAATGAGAAAACCAGAGAGAGCTCATCATCAGTGTCTGCTCAGCTTTCTTTATCATCCTACAACTATGAGTACATAACATTAAAAGACCTTATGCTAGACGCTAACTACAGAGGAGGGGGCATTTCAGTCATAAACTCACTCAGAACAAGCATAGACAATTGCTACATAACACATTTCTACACTGATGGTATTCTAGTCCAAAGTGGCCATGAAACCTACATCAGAAACTCCTTTCTAGGGCAGCAAATCACCGCCGGCGGTGATCACAACGAAAGAAACTTTTCCGGCACTGCAATCAACCTCAAGGGAAATGACAATGCTGTGACGGATGTGGTGATTTTCTCTGCTGCTGTAGGTATAATGATTTCCGGACCGGCTAATATACTTTCTGGTGTACATTGCTACAATAAGGCCACAGGTTTCGGAGGCGTTGGGATTTACCTAAGATTGCCTGGTTTGACACAGACTAGGATTGTGAATTCTTACATGGACTATACTGGTATAGTTGCTGAAGACCCCGTTCAGCTTGATATATCAAACAGCTTCTTCCTTGGTGACGCATATATTGTGTTGAAATCAATGAAGGGTGTTGCCAATGGGGTCAATATAGTTAACAACATGTTCAGTGGGAACAACAAGGGGATTGATATTGTTCAATTGGACCAATCAAATGGGGGTTTCAAGGAGATTGAGCAAGTTGTTGTGGACAGGAACGTTGTGAGGGGGATGAACATAAAGGGCACCATTGGAAGGAGAACTGTGCAAGGCAATGGAAGCTCATGGGATATAGACTTCAACCCAATTCTTCTATTTCCTAATCTCATTAGGCATGTGCAGTACTCTTTGAGCACTGCTGCTAGCAATGTGTTCCCCAACCATGCCCTGAGGAATGTGTCCGATAACCGGGTGGTGATCGAGGCGGATGTGGCGGTTCCGGCTTCAGTTTTTGTCACAGTGGATCAAGGAGCATCAAGCTGA
- the LOC126789517 gene encoding allantoate deiminase 2 isoform X2, whose product MAVVTRVSPRTHSGISFTSGLALAFHLSLLVSSAITPCFGVSGVEGEDVENRGGDTYPEILRDEAVARLHQLGKVSDDDGHLERIFMSPAAVRAGDIICEWMEDAGLRTWVDCLGNVHGRVEGRNASAEALLMGSHLDTVIDAGIFDGSLGIISVISALKVLSINGKLGELKRPVEVIAFSDEEGVRFQSTFIGSAAIAGILPGSALQISDKSGVTIQDALKKNSIEITEEHLQQLRYDPKSVWGYVEIHIEQGPVLEWVGFPLGVVKGIAGQTRLKVTMRGSQGHAGTVPMSMRHDPMAAAAEAIVLLESLCKHPQDFLSFDGQCKSYSLESLASSLVCTVGEISTWPSASNVIPGQVTFTVDLRAIDDVGREAVVYELYNRLYQICDRRLISCTIDRKHDANAVICDSDMTSKLKSAAYLGLKRVTGSVQDEVPVLMSGAGHDAMALSHLTKVGMLFVRCRGGISHSPEEHVLDDDVWASGLAVLAFIETQL is encoded by the exons ATGGCAGTTGTCACACGTGTCTCCCCGAGAACCCATTCCGGCATTAGTTTCACCTCCGGTTTGGCTCTGGCTTTCCATCTCTCGCTTCTGGTCTCTTCAGCCATCACTCCCTGTTTTGGGGTTTCTG GTGTTGAGGGAGAAGATGTGGAAAACAGAGGAGGGGATACGTATCCTGAAATTTTGAGGGATGAAGCTGTGGCAAGACTTCATCAGCTTGGAAAG GtaagtgatgatgatggtcaTCTTGAGAGGATATTCATGAGCCCAGCAGCTGTGAGGGCTGGTGATATTATCTGCGAATGGATGGAGGATGCTGGTTTGCGGAC GTGGGTTGATTGCTTGGGAAATGTACATGGTCGAGTTGAGGGAAGGAATGCTAGTGCTGAGGCTCTACTAATGGGTTCTCATTtg GATACTGTTATTGATGCCGGGATATTTGATGGGTCTTTAGGCATCATATCTGTGATATCTGCATTGAAGGTTTTGAGTATCAATGGGAAGTTGGGAGAACTAAAGCGGCCGGTTGAG GTAATTGCATTTAGTGATGAGGAAGGAGTAAGGTTCCAGTCTACATTTATTGGAAGTGCTGCTATAGCTGGAATTTTACCAGGTTCAGCACTGCAAATATCTGATAAAAG TGGTGTGACAATTCAAGATGCTCTTAAGAAAAACTCCATAGAAATAACAGAGGAGCACTTGCAGCAGCTCAGATATGACCCAAAGTCAGTTTGGGGTTATGTTGAG ATTCACATTGAGCAAGGGCCTGTACTAGAATGGGTTGGTTTTCCTCTAGGAGTTGTTAAAGGCATAGCTGGACAGACGAGACTAAAG GTTACGATGAGAGGTTCCCAGGGGCATGCCGGAACAGTTCCAATGTCCATGCGTCATGACCCTATGGCTGCTGCTGCAGAAGCAATTGTATTATTAGAAAGCCTCTGTAAGCATCCTCAAgattttctatcttttgatgGTCAATGCAAAAGTTACTCATTAGAATCACTTGCATCTTCACTCGTTTGTACTGTTGGTGAGATTTCGACTTGGCCAAGTGCAAGTAATGTTATTCCAGGACAG GTAACATTCACAGTAGATTTACGTGCAATCGATGACGTGGGACGTGAGGCTGTTGTATATGAATTATATAACCGATTATATCAAATTTGTGATAGGCGTTTGATTTCGTGCACAATTGATCGTAAG CATGATGCAAATGCAGTCATTTGCGATTCGGATATGACTTCCAAGCTGAAGTCTGCAGCCTATCTTGGGCTCAAGAGAGTGACAGGTTCTGTTCAGGATGAAGTACCTGTATTAATGAGTGGAGCAGGACATGATGCAATGGCCCTGTCTCATTTAACTAAG GTGGGTATGCTTTTTGTCCGTTGTCGAGGAGGCATAAGTCACTCCCCTGAAGAACATGTATTGGATGATGATGTCTGGGCATCTGGCTTGGCAGTCCTGGCATTCAT
- the LOC126789517 gene encoding allantoate deiminase 2 isoform X1, which translates to MAVVTRVSPRTHSGISFTSGLALAFHLSLLVSSAITPCFGVSGVEGEDVENRGGDTYPEILRDEAVARLHQLGKVSDDDGHLERIFMSPAAVRAGDIICEWMEDAGLRTWVDCLGNVHGRVEGRNASAEALLMGSHLDTVIDAGIFDGSLGIISVISALKVLSINGKLGELKRPVEVIAFSDEEGVRFQSTFIGSAAIAGILPGSALQISDKSGVTIQDALKKNSIEITEEHLQQLRYDPKSVWGYVEIHIEQGPVLEWVGFPLGVVKGIAGQTRLKVTMRGSQGHAGTVPMSMRHDPMAAAAEAIVLLESLCKHPQDFLSFDGQCKSYSLESLASSLVCTVGEISTWPSASNVIPGQVTFTVDLRAIDDVGREAVVYELYNRLYQICDRRLISCTIDRKHDANAVICDSDMTSKLKSAAYLGLKRVTGSVQDEVPVLMSGAGHDAMALSHLTKVGMLFVRCRGGISHSPEEHVLDDDVWASGLAVLAFIETEL; encoded by the exons ATGGCAGTTGTCACACGTGTCTCCCCGAGAACCCATTCCGGCATTAGTTTCACCTCCGGTTTGGCTCTGGCTTTCCATCTCTCGCTTCTGGTCTCTTCAGCCATCACTCCCTGTTTTGGGGTTTCTG GTGTTGAGGGAGAAGATGTGGAAAACAGAGGAGGGGATACGTATCCTGAAATTTTGAGGGATGAAGCTGTGGCAAGACTTCATCAGCTTGGAAAG GtaagtgatgatgatggtcaTCTTGAGAGGATATTCATGAGCCCAGCAGCTGTGAGGGCTGGTGATATTATCTGCGAATGGATGGAGGATGCTGGTTTGCGGAC GTGGGTTGATTGCTTGGGAAATGTACATGGTCGAGTTGAGGGAAGGAATGCTAGTGCTGAGGCTCTACTAATGGGTTCTCATTtg GATACTGTTATTGATGCCGGGATATTTGATGGGTCTTTAGGCATCATATCTGTGATATCTGCATTGAAGGTTTTGAGTATCAATGGGAAGTTGGGAGAACTAAAGCGGCCGGTTGAG GTAATTGCATTTAGTGATGAGGAAGGAGTAAGGTTCCAGTCTACATTTATTGGAAGTGCTGCTATAGCTGGAATTTTACCAGGTTCAGCACTGCAAATATCTGATAAAAG TGGTGTGACAATTCAAGATGCTCTTAAGAAAAACTCCATAGAAATAACAGAGGAGCACTTGCAGCAGCTCAGATATGACCCAAAGTCAGTTTGGGGTTATGTTGAG ATTCACATTGAGCAAGGGCCTGTACTAGAATGGGTTGGTTTTCCTCTAGGAGTTGTTAAAGGCATAGCTGGACAGACGAGACTAAAG GTTACGATGAGAGGTTCCCAGGGGCATGCCGGAACAGTTCCAATGTCCATGCGTCATGACCCTATGGCTGCTGCTGCAGAAGCAATTGTATTATTAGAAAGCCTCTGTAAGCATCCTCAAgattttctatcttttgatgGTCAATGCAAAAGTTACTCATTAGAATCACTTGCATCTTCACTCGTTTGTACTGTTGGTGAGATTTCGACTTGGCCAAGTGCAAGTAATGTTATTCCAGGACAG GTAACATTCACAGTAGATTTACGTGCAATCGATGACGTGGGACGTGAGGCTGTTGTATATGAATTATATAACCGATTATATCAAATTTGTGATAGGCGTTTGATTTCGTGCACAATTGATCGTAAG CATGATGCAAATGCAGTCATTTGCGATTCGGATATGACTTCCAAGCTGAAGTCTGCAGCCTATCTTGGGCTCAAGAGAGTGACAGGTTCTGTTCAGGATGAAGTACCTGTATTAATGAGTGGAGCAGGACATGATGCAATGGCCCTGTCTCATTTAACTAAG GTGGGTATGCTTTTTGTCCGTTGTCGAGGAGGCATAAGTCACTCCCCTGAAGAACATGTATTGGATGATGATGTCTGGGCATCTGGCTTGGCAGTCCTGGCATTCATAGAGACTGAGCTCTAG